DNA sequence from the Butyricimonas faecalis genome:
GCGAACCAAACGTTAATGCAACAAGCAGAACTCCAACGGTTGAAAGCTATGTACATGCACTCCCGCTTGGAGTTGAACGGTGATTACCTGTTCGTACCTATCATTTCAAAGGACGGTGGGCATACGGCCTTCAAATGGAACGCGCAAGACGCTACAGATTATTATGGTTATGATTTAGGTGAAAGCAGCGGTTATTTTCATGCCGGAGTTACATGGACCCAACCTCTGTTGGGCAAAAGTTCCTATAAAGCAGCACGGGAACAAGCCATGATTAACGAGGATTTGGCGAATAATCATATCCGCGTTGAGAAACACCAATTGGAACGCTTCGTTACAGAACATTACCTGCTTTGCCTGCTCGACAAAATACAAATCCACTTTGCCGATTCTGTCGCCTCGTTGCTCGAAAAACAGATACGTACCGTTCAAAAATTATCAGAAAACGGGATGGCCAAGCAGTCGGACGTGCGTCTGCTTCTGATCGAACAGCAATCCAATGCTGAAACGCGTACCGCTTTCCGGCAATCCTATCATACCCACCTGATGGATTTGAATTTACTTTGCGGTATCGACAACACGGACGATGTCGCTTTGACGGAGGAGTGTTTATCGGTATTGTCGCATCCCGTCGGTGAACGAAGCCTTTTCTCCGAACAATACAGATTGGACAGTCTGAATGTTGCCGCATCCTTACATTCCTTCAACCTGCAATACAAACCCCGTTTGGATCTGTTCGTGAATGGCGGTATGCAGACGGGTGATTTTGCCGGTTGGTACCGGCATTTCGGATGGAGTGCCGGAATTACATTCTCCTGGACGATCTTCGATGGCAGGCAGAAACGTTGGAAAGAGCGTCAAGTGCAACTGCAACAGAGCAGTATACAGAACTATAAAAGCCATGCCGAATATCAACGGGGCATGAGGATAAGCCAGTGCCTGTCGGAACTCGCGGGGTACGACGAACGGGGAAAATCGCTAAACAAACAACTCTCGGAGTATGAACACGTGTTGTCGGGCTACGAAAAAGAGATGCAGGCCGGGCAGGTTTCGGTGCTGGATTATATCACCGTGCTGCGAAACAAGATCCAAACGGAACGGGACTATTTATTGCTGCAAACAAATAGACAGCTTGTCATCGCGGCTTATAACTATTGGAATTGGTAACATCAAATCATTTGCAATTATGAAATATCTTATTGTTTTTTTATCGCTCGTGCTGTGCCTTGCCGGCTGCGGCATGAAAAGCTCGTCCGAAGATAAAATATCCACGAAACAACCCAAAACCGCAGTCACGCTTACGCGTGGAGTTTATGGACATATCGAACAGACGATGATCTTGCCGGCAACCACCGTGTATCGCAACAAGTCCATAATAACAGCTCCCGTTTCCGGTTTTATCGCGGAAATGTTCGTACAAAGCGGGAGTAGAGTGAAAGGCGGACAACTCCTTTATAATTTTGAAAGTAAAGAACAACACGCCATGGGAGAAAGCGGTACGAACCGTGTTATCCCTATAAAAGCGATGCGAAACGGTATTATTCTCGACGTACAACAACAGATAGGGGATTACGTGGCGGAAGGGACAACTCTTTGCACGATTGCCGAGTCGGAAAGTCTCGTTTTCGAGATAAACGTCCCTTATGAACAACAGCAACACGTGCGGAGTGGAGATAGATTCACGTTGGAACTTCCCGAGGGGACTCGTTTACCAGCAACCGTACAGTTGCCGTTGGCCACGATGAACACGGTTTCACAGTCCGAACGCGTGATTGCATCCGCTCCATCCCCGTTTCTTCCCGAGGGGTTGTATGTCAAAGCCTTGTTTGCTGTAAGCGAACCAACTAACGGGAAAAGCATGATACTCCCCAAGAGTGCCGTACAAAGCGATGAAACGCTCTCGGAATATTGGGTGATGAAACTTTCCACCGACAGTACAGTCGTGAAAGTTCCCGTAGAGGTGGTAGGCCGCAATTCTATCTCGATAGAAATTGTATCGGACAGTCTCTCTCCGCGGGACAATATCATCCTTACCGGAGGCTACGGGTTGGAGAATGGAGCAAGTGTAGAAGTCATAAAACAAGAAGCGTTATGAACGGGATACAGAAAGAATGCCTGCACAAGTTGTACAGTCGCCCCATCCTATTTGTAGGATTACTGCTATTGCTTGCCGGAATATGGAGTTACACCCGGATGCAAACCAATTTGTTCCCGGAAGTGTTGTTTCCTCGTGTCACGGTGATAGCCGATGCCGGACAGCAGCCGGTCGACCGCATGATGATCACTGTAACCAAACCTCTGGAAAGTGCCGTGAAGAAGGTACAGGGAGTAACTGTCGTGAAGAGCAGTACCAGTAGGGGCAGTTGCGTGATCGATGTATATTTCCGCTGGGGGATGGATATCTATGCCCTGAAAACTCAATTGGAAAGTCGAATCAGCGAGATAAAGAATTACCTGCCAGACGGTACGGTTATTTCGACAGAAGTCATGAACCAGTCGCTCTTTCCGGTCTATGGTTTCACGTTGGAGAGCAATACTCACAGCCGCATTGCCCTGCGGGACGTGGGTAATCTGATTGTCCGTCCGATGTTCTCGCAAGTGGACGGCATCAGCAATGTGGTTGTGCGCGGGGGCAAGGCGAAGGAGTTTGTTATAAAACCGGACGCGGCGAAGATGACGGCACTCGGAATTACTCCGGCACAGATAAAAGCAGCGTTCAACGAAACGAATTTCGTGCTTGGTAACGGTAACGTGGCGGATTACAGCCGCCTTTACCTAACGCTGACCGATACGCGGCTAAATGACATCGAAGATATTCGCAACGTCATAATTCGCAATGACGGCAAGCGAATCGTCTGCCTGAACGATATAGCCGAGGTCGAAATCCAAGAGCAGCAGGAGTTTTTGAAGATCAATGCTGACGGCCGTGATGCCGTGTTGGTGGATTTAGTAAAGCAACCTGGTGTGAATTTGCTGGATTTCGCGAGCGACGTGGAACGCAAAGCCGAAGAGATACGCGAGCAACTGCCATCCGGGTACGAGTTGAACCCCTACTATAACCAGAGTGCCTTTGTGGGTGACAGTATCCACAGCGTGTTGAAAACCATATACGAGGGGCTGTTTCTGGCTATTATCGTGATGGTGCTGTTTCTCCGGTCATGGCGGTCGAGCCTGGTGGTAATGCTTACCATTCCCGTCACCGTGGCATTCAGTATCCTGCTTTGTTATCTGGCCGGCATAACCATTAATGTTATGTCGCTTGGTGCAATGGCCGCTTCGGTGGGGTTGATTATCGATGATGCCATCGTCATTATCGAACAAATCTATCGAGAACATGAAGAAAGACCTGGCGTGGACCGTTTCACCGTAGTACGTCATGCCATTCGCAATCTTTTCCCCGCCATGGTGGCTTCTTCTCTTTCCACGATTGTCATCCATTTCCCGTTCCGGTTGATGAGCGGGCTGGCCGGCAGTTTTTTCAAGGAGCTTTCCGACACGATGCAACTCACGCTCGTGGCCTCGTTCCTGGTAACGTGGTTGCTGCTACCTGTACTGCATTTGATCATCGGCTACAAAGAACGGTTGCGCCCGAAGACTCCGGATACCGAGTCGCTTGAAGAGAATTCGATAAAAAAGGTACATTTTCTGACCGTAATTTATCGAAAACCGATAGCCGCTTTTCTGTTTGTTTTAGCTTTGGGGGTAGGTGGATGGTACGCTTCTACCCGTTTATCTTCCGGTTTCCTGCCTGATTTGGATGAAGGAACGATCGTACTGGACTATCATTCTCCCGCCGGAACGGATATTGAAGAGACCGATCGGCTTTGCAGACAAATGGAACATGTCATCATGGCACATCCCGATGTGCAGACCTATTCGCGCCGGACAGCTCTAGGCATGTCGTTCAAGACGCGCCCCAGTAATTTCGGCGATTATCTGATTCAATTGAAAACAGACAGGACGAAAAGTACCCCGGAAGTCATCAGCGACTTGCGCCACCAGCTTTCTGCTGCCGTACCGCTGATGACCATCGATTTCGGACAGCGTATTTCCGATTTGCTGGGCGACCTGATGAGTACGCCCAAGCCTATCGAAGTAAAGATTTTCGGCGATGACTACAATACCCTGCAAGAGTTGGCAAAAGAAGTGGAAAAAATCATGCAATCCGTACCGGGAGTTGTAGATATAGACAATGGTCTTGTACCCGCGGGGGCGTCATTGGTGTTCATTCCCGACCAAAACAAACTATCGCTGTTCGGAATCAGCTTAACCGATTTTCAAGAACAACTTACAGCCCATACGGGAGGTATCCCACTCTGCCAACCCGCCCACGTGATCGAGCCCAATCCCGCACAAGCTGCCATGACGGGCGGACTACAAATCGGCTCCGTGCAAGAGGGAGAACAGATGCGCCGCATCTTGTTGCGCTTCACGGACTTCGGGGAGAATTCCCCGGAATTGCTGAAACAGCAGCCCGTTTTCCTGCCGGACGGCAGTACTCGTCCGATCGGTTTCTTTTGTGAAGTCCGCGTGGTTCCCGGAGAAATCGAGCAACGCCGCGAAAATCTGAAAAGCGATATTACACTAACCGCACGTTTGGAAGACAGGGATTTGGGGACCACGGTTTCCGACCTGCAACAAGCATTGAGCACGAAGCTCACCCTGCCTTTCGGGTACAATATCTCCTACGGCGGTGCATATTCCGAGCAGCAACAATCTTTTCGCGAACTGACGATGATTCTCCTGCTTGCCATATTGCTCGTGTTCGCGGTGTTGATGTTTCTTTTCCGAGAATGGCGTATCTCACTTATCATACTTTTTATTTCCATCTTGGGCATCTGCGGTTGCTTGCTGGCTTTATGGTTGACGGGAATACCGCTCAATGTAAGCAGTTATACGGGTATTATCATGGTGGTGGGTATTATTGCAGAAAATGCCATCTTTACAGTCTGGCAGTACAGGATGAATCGGAATCGCGGCGGCAATATTTCCGAAGCAGTCGATTATGCCATCGCTTTGCGCATCCGTCCGAAACTCATGACAGCCATCGGTGCGGTACTTGCCCTCATGCCACTCGCACTCGGTATCGGCTTGGGCGCACAGATGCAACAACCGTTGGCCGTGGCTGTAATAGGAGGTTTCGCCGTCGGCCTACCCCTACTTCTGTTGGTATTACCGGGTATGA
Encoded proteins:
- a CDS encoding TolC family protein, giving the protein MIRLLLSLVFGFTCLYSHGQEKHERSLHYYIETAKENSPLIKDYANQTLMQQAELQRLKAMYMHSRLELNGDYLFVPIISKDGGHTAFKWNAQDATDYYGYDLGESSGYFHAGVTWTQPLLGKSSYKAAREQAMINEDLANNHIRVEKHQLERFVTEHYLLCLLDKIQIHFADSVASLLEKQIRTVQKLSENGMAKQSDVRLLLIEQQSNAETRTAFRQSYHTHLMDLNLLCGIDNTDDVALTEECLSVLSHPVGERSLFSEQYRLDSLNVAASLHSFNLQYKPRLDLFVNGGMQTGDFAGWYRHFGWSAGITFSWTIFDGRQKRWKERQVQLQQSSIQNYKSHAEYQRGMRISQCLSELAGYDERGKSLNKQLSEYEHVLSGYEKEMQAGQVSVLDYITVLRNKIQTERDYLLLQTNRQLVIAAYNYWNW
- a CDS encoding efflux RND transporter periplasmic adaptor subunit → MKYLIVFLSLVLCLAGCGMKSSSEDKISTKQPKTAVTLTRGVYGHIEQTMILPATTVYRNKSIITAPVSGFIAEMFVQSGSRVKGGQLLYNFESKEQHAMGESGTNRVIPIKAMRNGIILDVQQQIGDYVAEGTTLCTIAESESLVFEINVPYEQQQHVRSGDRFTLELPEGTRLPATVQLPLATMNTVSQSERVIASAPSPFLPEGLYVKALFAVSEPTNGKSMILPKSAVQSDETLSEYWVMKLSTDSTVVKVPVEVVGRNSISIEIVSDSLSPRDNIILTGGYGLENGASVEVIKQEAL
- a CDS encoding efflux RND transporter permease subunit, with the translated sequence MNGIQKECLHKLYSRPILFVGLLLLLAGIWSYTRMQTNLFPEVLFPRVTVIADAGQQPVDRMMITVTKPLESAVKKVQGVTVVKSSTSRGSCVIDVYFRWGMDIYALKTQLESRISEIKNYLPDGTVISTEVMNQSLFPVYGFTLESNTHSRIALRDVGNLIVRPMFSQVDGISNVVVRGGKAKEFVIKPDAAKMTALGITPAQIKAAFNETNFVLGNGNVADYSRLYLTLTDTRLNDIEDIRNVIIRNDGKRIVCLNDIAEVEIQEQQEFLKINADGRDAVLVDLVKQPGVNLLDFASDVERKAEEIREQLPSGYELNPYYNQSAFVGDSIHSVLKTIYEGLFLAIIVMVLFLRSWRSSLVVMLTIPVTVAFSILLCYLAGITINVMSLGAMAASVGLIIDDAIVIIEQIYREHEERPGVDRFTVVRHAIRNLFPAMVASSLSTIVIHFPFRLMSGLAGSFFKELSDTMQLTLVASFLVTWLLLPVLHLIIGYKERLRPKTPDTESLEENSIKKVHFLTVIYRKPIAAFLFVLALGVGGWYASTRLSSGFLPDLDEGTIVLDYHSPAGTDIEETDRLCRQMEHVIMAHPDVQTYSRRTALGMSFKTRPSNFGDYLIQLKTDRTKSTPEVISDLRHQLSAAVPLMTIDFGQRISDLLGDLMSTPKPIEVKIFGDDYNTLQELAKEVEKIMQSVPGVVDIDNGLVPAGASLVFIPDQNKLSLFGISLTDFQEQLTAHTGGIPLCQPAHVIEPNPAQAAMTGGLQIGSVQEGEQMRRILLRFTDFGENSPELLKQQPVFLPDGSTRPIGFFCEVRVVPGEIEQRRENLKSDITLTARLEDRDLGTTVSDLQQALSTKLTLPFGYNISYGGAYSEQQQSFRELTMILLLAILLVFAVLMFLFREWRISLIILFISILGICGCLLALWLTGIPLNVSSYTGIIMVVGIIAENAIFTVWQYRMNRNRGGNISEAVDYAIALRIRPKLMTAIGAVLALMPLALGIGLGAQMQQPLAVAVIGGFAVGLPLLLLVLPGMMLLIYKKK